A genomic stretch from Microtus pennsylvanicus isolate mMicPen1 chromosome 11, mMicPen1.hap1, whole genome shotgun sequence includes:
- the Mgat1 gene encoding alpha-1,3-mannosyl-glycoprotein 2-beta-N-acetylglucosaminyltransferase, which produces MLKKQSAGLVLWGAIIFVGWNALLLLFFWTRPAPGRLPSDSALDDDPASLSREVIRLAEDAEVELERQRGLLQQIREHHALWNQRWKVPTVAPPAWPRVPVTPSPTVIPILVIACDRSTVRRCLDKLLHYRPSAERFPIIVSQDCGHEETAQVIASYGSAITHIRQPDLSNIAVQPDHRKFQGYYKIARHYRWALGQIFNKFKFPAVVVVEDDLEVAPDFFEYFQATYPLLRTDPSLWCVSAWNDNGKEQMVDSSKPELLYRTDFFPGLGWLLLAELWAELEPKWPKAFWDDWMRRPEQRKGRACIRPEISRTMTFGRKGVSHGQFFDQHLKFIKLNQQFVPFTQLDLSYLQQEAYDRDFLARVYGAPQLQVEKVRTNDQKELGEVRVQYTSRDSFKAFAKALGVMDDLKSGVPRAGYRGIVTFQFRGRRVHLAPPQTWGGYDPSWN; this is translated from the coding sequence ATGCTGAAGAAGCAGTCTGCAGGGCTTGTGCTTTGGGGTGCTATTATCTTTGTGGGCTGGAATGCCCTACTGCTCCTCTTCTTCTGGACACGCCCAGCACCTGGCAGGCTACCCTCAGACAGTGCTCTTGATGACGACCCCGCCAGCCTCTCCCGTGAGGTGATCCGCCTGGCTGAGGATGCTGAGGTAGAGTTGGAACGGCAGCGGGGACTGTTGCAGCAAATCAGGGAACATCATGCTTTGTGGAACCAGAGGTGGAAAGTGCCCACTGTGGCCCCTCCAGCCTGGCCCCGTGTGCCTGTGACCCCCTCACCAACAGTGATCCCCATCCTGGTCATTGCCTGTGACCGCAGCACTGTCCGGCGCTGCCTGGATAAGTTGTTGCACTATCGGCCTTCAGCTGAGCGTTTCCCCATCATCGTCAGCCAGGACTGTGGGCACGAGGAGACAGCACAGGTCATTGCTTCCTATGGCAGTGCTATCACACACATCCGGCAGCCAGACCTGAGTAACATTGCTGTACAGCCAGACCACCGCAAGTTCCAGGGTTACTACAAGATCGCCAGGCACTACCGCTGGGCACTGGGTCAGATCTTCAACAAGTTCAAGTTCCCAGCAGTTGTAGTCGTGGAGGATGATCTGGAGGTGGCACCAGACTTTTTTGAGTACTTCCAGGCCACCTATCCACTGCTGAGAACAGACCCCTCCCTTTGGTGTGTGTCTGCTTGGAATGACAACGGCAAGGAGCAGATGGTAGACTCGAGCAAACCTGAGCTGCTCTATCGAACAGACTTTTTTCCTGGCCTAGGCTGGCTGCTGTTGGCTGAGCTGTGGGCAGAGCTGGAACCCAAGTGGCCCAAGGCCTTCTGGGACGACTGGATGCGCAGACCGGAGCAGCGGAAGGGACGGGCCTGTATTCGGCCAGAAATTTCGAGAACGATGACCTTTGGCCGCAAGGGTGTGAGCCATGGGCAGTTCTTTGACCAGCATCTTAAGTTCATCAAGCTGAACCAGCAGTTTGTGCCCTTCACCCAGCTGGACTTGTCGTACCTGCAGCAGGAGGCCTATGACCGGGATTTCCTTGCCCGCGTCTATGGTGCCCCCCAGCTGCAGGTAGAGAAAGTGAGGACCAATGATCAGAAGGAACTGGGGGAGGTGCGGGTACAGTACACTAGCAGAGACAGCTTCAAGGCCTTTGCTAAGGCCCTGGGTGTCATGGATGACCTCAAGTCCGGTGTCCCCAGGGCTGGCTATCGGGGCATTGTCACTTTCCAGTTCCGGGGCCGGCGTGTCCATCTGGCACCCCCACAGACCTGGGGTGGCTATGATCCTAGCTGGAATTAG